A genomic window from Acidobacteriota bacterium includes:
- the ftsY gene encoding signal recognition particle-docking protein FtsY — MVTGFFNKLKHAVKNTKDQLVGRIENLILGEKQFSASTLEQLETILIGADIGVKTTEEILDRVRQAVSRDALHDFDTLAGLIKGTLLEILSQPAAAPAGPAKPGPAKPMPVAPLDGQPRVVFIVGVNGVGKTTTIGKLAHRLSQAGRKVVICASDTFRAAAIEQVEIWAQRSGASLIKKSQGADPAAVLHDSLDVAARDRADVVIVDTAGRLHTKTNLMKELEKMHRLAAKRVPGAPHDVYLIIDATTGQNGLVQAREFLKTTGVTGLIVTKLDGTAKGGVVVAIARELRLPIRYVGVGEKMEDLIDFSPEDFVESLFAS, encoded by the coding sequence ATGGTGACCGGCTTCTTCAACAAGCTCAAACACGCGGTCAAGAACACCAAGGACCAGTTGGTGGGCCGCATCGAGAACCTGATCCTGGGCGAGAAGCAGTTCAGCGCCTCGACGCTGGAGCAGCTCGAGACCATCCTCATCGGCGCCGACATCGGGGTCAAGACCACCGAGGAGATCCTGGACCGCGTCCGGCAGGCGGTCTCCCGCGACGCCCTGCACGATTTCGACACTCTGGCCGGCCTGATCAAGGGCACCCTGCTCGAGATCCTCTCCCAGCCCGCCGCGGCGCCGGCGGGCCCGGCCAAGCCGGGGCCGGCCAAACCGATGCCGGTCGCCCCGCTGGACGGTCAGCCGCGGGTGGTGTTCATCGTGGGCGTCAACGGCGTGGGCAAGACCACCACCATCGGCAAGCTGGCGCACCGGCTCAGCCAAGCCGGCCGGAAGGTGGTCATCTGCGCCTCCGACACTTTCCGCGCCGCGGCCATCGAGCAGGTGGAGATCTGGGCCCAGCGCTCCGGCGCGTCGCTGATCAAGAAGAGCCAGGGCGCCGACCCCGCTGCGGTGCTGCACGATTCGCTGGACGTCGCCGCGCGGGACCGCGCCGACGTGGTCATCGTGGACACCGCCGGCCGGCTCCACACCAAAACCAACCTGATGAAGGAGTTGGAAAAGATGCACCGCCTGGCCGCCAAGCGGGTGCCGGGAGCCCCCCACGATGTCTACCTCATCATCGACGCCACCACCGGCCAAAACGGCCTGGTCCAGGCCCGCGAATTTCTCAAGACCACGGGCGTCACGGGACTCATCGTGACGAAGCTCGACGGCACCGCCAAGGGGGGGGTCGTCGTGGCGATCGCCCGCGAGCTCCGGCTGCCCATCCGCTACGTGGGCGTAGGCGAGAAAATGGAAGATCTCATCGACTTCAGTCCCGAGGACTTCGTCGAATCCCTCTTCGCTTCTTAG